One window from the genome of Haloprofundus halobius encodes:
- a CDS encoding cytochrome P450, producing MTAYAERMIDAWTPGEPLAVNEAMTDLTLEIVGSALLGVDVATDAPELGDAFGVVLRELHRRTGIPLSLPNWLPTPANRRFDRAMRVVDRAVVSAVRAHRRGDGAGPLVSTLLEPDENDERMRPRQLRDELVTFLVAGHETIAVALTFAWYTARSSDGNAPAKVQQSDGFGRQVRNSHTLLVQSN from the coding sequence ATGACCGCGTACGCCGAGCGAATGATCGACGCGTGGACACCCGGCGAACCCCTCGCCGTCAACGAGGCGATGACCGACCTGACGCTCGAAATCGTCGGGAGCGCGCTGCTCGGCGTCGACGTCGCCACCGACGCGCCGGAACTGGGCGACGCGTTCGGTGTCGTCCTCCGCGAACTCCACCGACGGACCGGGATACCTCTCTCGCTGCCGAACTGGCTTCCGACGCCCGCCAATCGACGGTTCGACCGGGCGATGCGCGTCGTCGACCGAGCGGTCGTCTCGGCCGTCCGTGCCCACCGACGCGGCGACGGAGCGGGACCGCTCGTCTCGACGCTGCTCGAACCCGACGAGAACGACGAGCGGATGCGTCCGCGACAGCTTCGCGACGAACTCGTCACGTTTCTAGTCGCCGGTCACGAGACGATCGCCGTCGCGCTCACGTTCGCGTGGTACACTGCTCGGTCGAGTGACGGCAATGCACCGGCAAAGGTGCAGCAGTCGGACGGGTTTGGGAGACAAGTTCGAAACTCTCACACACTATTAGTCCAAAGTAATTGA
- a CDS encoding Sec-independent protein translocase subunit TatA/TatB, protein MTFVLFGGLPGGPEMLIILLIVVLLFGANKLPELARSTGQAMGEFRRGRDEIEQELRQSPATSGPTSGVGDTEDDVDLDADTERDADSQSTS, encoded by the coding sequence ATGACGTTCGTACTCTTCGGTGGACTGCCGGGCGGCCCCGAGATGCTCATCATCCTCCTCATCGTCGTCCTGCTGTTCGGCGCGAACAAACTCCCGGAACTCGCGCGTTCGACGGGACAGGCGATGGGCGAGTTCAGGCGCGGCCGAGACGAAATCGAACAGGAACTCCGACAGTCGCCAGCCACGTCCGGCCCGACCTCCGGCGTCGGCGACACCGAAGACGACGTGGACCTCGACGCCGACACCGAGCGCGACGCCGACTCGCAGTCGACGAGCTGA
- a CDS encoding cytochrome P450, whose amino-acid sequence MYVEHVLVEHSDRYVKASFLERQFGDLVGDGLLVSEGDLWRQQRRRIQPAFQPPLSAPTPRR is encoded by the coding sequence GTGTACGTCGAACACGTGCTCGTCGAGCACTCCGACCGCTACGTGAAGGCGTCGTTTCTCGAACGGCAGTTCGGTGACCTCGTCGGCGACGGGCTCCTCGTCAGCGAAGGCGATCTCTGGCGACAACAGCGCCGGCGCATCCAACCGGCGTTTCAGCCACCACTATCAGCGCCTACGCCGAGACGATGA
- a CDS encoding redoxin domain-containing protein, whose amino-acid sequence MVDVGDDAPDFTVPLADGDVGSFTLSDRLDEAPLVFAFFPAAFTGTCTNEMQTFRDRIENFESVDAAVYGVSIDTPFTLNEFRRQNDLNFPLLSDANRTLVDRYDVSMDFASLGVYDVSKRAVFVVDDDGDVTYKWVSDDPGVEPNYEEVQSAAASAAD is encoded by the coding sequence ATGGTCGACGTAGGAGACGACGCGCCCGACTTCACCGTTCCGCTGGCCGACGGCGACGTCGGCTCGTTCACGCTCTCGGATCGACTCGACGAAGCCCCGCTCGTGTTCGCATTCTTCCCCGCGGCGTTCACGGGCACGTGTACGAACGAGATGCAGACGTTCCGCGACCGCATCGAGAACTTCGAGTCCGTCGACGCCGCGGTCTACGGCGTCAGCATCGATACGCCGTTCACGCTCAACGAGTTCCGCCGACAGAACGACCTGAACTTCCCGCTTCTGAGCGACGCGAATCGAACACTCGTCGACCGCTACGACGTGTCGATGGATTTCGCGTCGCTCGGCGTTTACGACGTGTCCAAACGCGCGGTGTTCGTCGTCGACGACGACGGCGACGTGACGTACAAGTGGGTGAGTGACGACCCCGGCGTCGAACCGAACTACGAGGAAGTGCAGTCGGCGGCGGCCAGCGCCGCCGACTGA
- a CDS encoding PQQ-binding-like beta-propeller repeat protein, producing MSHPEQSRRRFLAAVGAVGVGGPLYSVRGRATDSTGENTQQTGSNRREQSRQNQSQTPRAAWPMFQSDAANTGYQIDGVGPSGNVRVRWRFTPGERQILGRDVSGILSSPAVVEDTLYFGANDGFLYAKDVESGDDRWQFESGEVLARSPAVVGDTVYVGASTGKQPIYALDTADGSQRWEYQTINTSGRATKGRSPSSPTVVDGVVYVGSAETSLVDPRGAVYALDAETGDPQWTARVDGYVDGTPAVDENSVYVGDSTGTVYAFDIDTGAVSWQFETNDVVRSSPSVVDGVVYVGSEDTNVYAIDAENGIQRWQYVTGRGVQSSPSVADGVVYVGSDDGGLYALDAANGQERWRYPTGGYVRSSPTIVGDTAYVGSSSASVHAVDADSGERRWRFGTDGNVLSSPAAVDGSLYVAAFGGSLYALADVE from the coding sequence GTGTCGCACCCAGAACAATCTCGCCGCCGATTCCTCGCGGCGGTCGGCGCCGTCGGCGTCGGCGGTCCGCTGTACTCCGTCAGGGGTCGAGCGACCGACTCTACGGGAGAAAACACGCAACAGACCGGGTCGAATCGTCGAGAGCAGTCACGACAGAACCAGTCGCAGACGCCGCGCGCCGCGTGGCCGATGTTCCAGAGCGACGCCGCGAACACGGGTTACCAGATAGACGGGGTCGGACCCTCCGGGAACGTGAGGGTTCGGTGGCGGTTCACGCCCGGAGAACGGCAGATACTGGGACGGGACGTCAGCGGCATCCTGTCGAGTCCGGCCGTCGTCGAGGACACGCTCTACTTCGGAGCGAACGACGGCTTCCTGTACGCCAAAGACGTCGAATCCGGTGACGACCGGTGGCAGTTCGAGTCCGGTGAGGTGCTCGCTCGGAGTCCGGCGGTCGTCGGCGATACCGTCTACGTGGGCGCGTCGACGGGAAAACAGCCGATATACGCCCTCGACACCGCTGACGGGAGTCAACGGTGGGAGTACCAGACTATCAACACGTCGGGCCGAGCGACGAAAGGTCGCTCACCGAGCAGTCCGACGGTCGTCGACGGCGTGGTGTACGTCGGCAGCGCGGAGACGTCGCTCGTCGACCCCCGCGGCGCGGTGTACGCGCTCGACGCCGAGACCGGCGACCCGCAGTGGACCGCCCGCGTCGACGGCTACGTCGACGGAACCCCGGCCGTCGACGAGAATAGTGTCTACGTGGGCGACTCCACCGGGACGGTGTACGCGTTCGACATCGACACCGGGGCGGTGTCGTGGCAGTTCGAAACCAACGACGTCGTCCGAAGCAGTCCGAGCGTCGTCGACGGCGTAGTGTACGTCGGCAGCGAGGACACCAACGTCTACGCGATAGACGCCGAAAACGGGATCCAGCGCTGGCAGTACGTCACCGGTAGGGGCGTCCAGAGTAGTCCGAGCGTCGCCGACGGCGTGGTGTACGTCGGCAGCGACGACGGCGGCCTGTACGCGCTCGACGCAGCGAACGGACAGGAGCGCTGGCGCTATCCGACCGGCGGCTACGTCAGAAGTAGCCCGACCATCGTCGGCGACACCGCCTACGTCGGCAGTTCCAGCGCCAGCGTCCACGCCGTCGACGCCGACAGCGGCGAGCGGCGCTGGCGCTTCGGGACCGACGGCAACGTGCTCAGCAGTCCCGCCGCCGTCGACGGATCGCTCTACGTCGCCGCCTTCGGCGGATCGCTGTACGCGCTCGCCGACGTGGAGTGA
- a CDS encoding HD domain-containing protein, with translation MSSDASVDPKDTTDGGREYDSEADHAYPDEKLNEILPELLDDPEVTTYLEAQNVNAVTRKGYNDHGAKHIEIVRNRALRLYDLLKRGGVEFNGARQQGLDEADEPVIVALAATLHDIGHTVHRDEHAYYSIPLAADLLDRFLPRFYETPGVVRMKAEVLHAILCHHTEEDPLTHEAGVIRIADALDMERGRSRIPYEKGGRGINTLSSQAINSVSLKEGDDVPVLVEIEMINAAGVYQVDNLLKAKMHNSRLENDIRIVAVNTKADDQLVERIEL, from the coding sequence ATGAGTAGTGACGCGAGCGTCGACCCGAAAGACACGACGGACGGCGGGCGGGAGTACGACTCGGAGGCCGACCACGCCTACCCCGACGAGAAACTGAACGAGATTCTTCCCGAACTGCTCGACGACCCCGAGGTGACGACGTATCTCGAAGCACAGAACGTCAACGCCGTCACGCGGAAAGGGTACAACGACCACGGGGCGAAACACATCGAAATCGTTCGGAACCGCGCGCTCCGCCTCTACGACCTGCTCAAGCGAGGCGGCGTCGAGTTCAACGGCGCGCGTCAGCAGGGGCTCGACGAGGCGGACGAACCCGTCATCGTCGCGCTCGCGGCGACGCTCCACGACATCGGTCACACCGTCCACCGCGACGAACACGCCTACTACTCGATTCCGCTCGCGGCGGATCTCCTCGACCGCTTCCTCCCGCGGTTTTACGAGACGCCGGGCGTCGTCCGGATGAAAGCCGAGGTGCTGCACGCCATCCTCTGTCACCACACCGAGGAGGACCCGCTCACCCACGAGGCGGGTGTCATCCGCATCGCCGACGCGCTCGACATGGAGCGCGGACGCTCGCGCATCCCCTACGAGAAGGGCGGCCGCGGCATCAACACGCTCTCCAGCCAAGCAATCAACAGCGTCTCGCTCAAGGAGGGCGACGACGTGCCCGTCCTCGTCGAGATAGAGATGATAAACGCGGCGGGCGTCTACCAGGTCGACAATCTCCTGAAGGCGAAGATGCACAACTCCCGACTGGAGAACGACATCCGTATCGTCGCGGTCAACACCAAAGCCGACGACCAACTCGTCGAGCGCATCGAACTCTGA
- a CDS encoding MFS transporter: MVSVPGQSLSLLKNREFAALAGTAFARSQAYSTVIIALALYAEIYQTTGVVEGLFGTAFALTQLLIVLPLGRKIDTGNAKHFLLAGLALNVVVFGAFVLVDNAVHVVLVRMLQGLGASLLWITGSTVVGEISPDNESGRWLGSYNQVAALSSLLGDVVGGYLLYAHGFTLTYLVLSAVTIGAFALVFFNLRSNPGGRKDPEDATSVETFRALLDRPMIRALVFFRLSFSVGKMAVIIFLPIFAYGQFGIEAFAVGWILAGGKLTKSISQGYVGDLTDRIGRKPYFVAAGALVYGVGTAFIPFALVAEGAFDPIYVQTFEGTLTLGGAFFSLFAAYAILGVADSLRLPASMALFVEEGERFDSVASSMSLRSISWKIGQVAGPLMVGVVKDVVSNTAAFLFAAGFIAVATGVFVFTYRRMTPRETASAVPGD; encoded by the coding sequence GTGGTCTCGGTACCGGGCCAGTCGCTGTCGTTGCTCAAAAACCGGGAGTTCGCCGCCCTCGCTGGGACGGCGTTCGCCCGTAGTCAGGCGTACTCGACGGTCATCATCGCGCTGGCGCTGTACGCCGAGATATACCAGACGACGGGCGTCGTCGAGGGACTGTTCGGCACGGCGTTCGCGCTGACGCAACTGCTCATCGTCCTCCCGCTCGGCCGGAAGATAGACACCGGCAACGCCAAACACTTCTTGCTCGCCGGGTTGGCGCTGAACGTCGTCGTCTTCGGGGCGTTCGTCCTCGTCGACAACGCCGTCCACGTGGTTTTGGTTCGGATGCTGCAGGGCCTCGGCGCGAGTCTGCTCTGGATCACCGGGTCGACGGTCGTCGGCGAGATAAGCCCCGACAACGAGAGCGGTCGGTGGCTCGGATCCTACAACCAGGTCGCCGCGCTCTCCAGTCTGCTCGGCGATGTCGTCGGCGGCTACCTGCTGTACGCCCACGGGTTCACGCTCACCTACCTCGTGCTGAGCGCGGTGACTATCGGCGCGTTCGCGCTCGTCTTCTTCAACCTCCGGTCGAACCCCGGAGGGCGGAAAGACCCCGAGGATGCGACGAGCGTCGAGACGTTTCGTGCGCTGTTGGACCGGCCGATGATTCGGGCGCTGGTGTTCTTCCGCCTCTCGTTCAGCGTCGGGAAGATGGCCGTCATCATCTTTCTCCCTATCTTCGCGTACGGCCAGTTCGGTATCGAAGCGTTCGCTGTCGGGTGGATTCTCGCAGGCGGCAAACTCACCAAATCGATATCGCAAGGGTACGTCGGCGATCTGACCGACCGCATCGGGCGCAAGCCGTACTTCGTCGCCGCCGGAGCGCTCGTCTACGGCGTCGGGACCGCCTTCATCCCGTTCGCACTCGTCGCCGAGGGCGCGTTCGACCCGATATACGTCCAGACGTTCGAGGGGACGCTGACGCTCGGCGGTGCGTTCTTCTCGCTGTTCGCCGCCTACGCCATCTTGGGCGTCGCCGACAGCCTCCGCCTCCCGGCGAGCATGGCGCTGTTCGTCGAAGAGGGCGAACGGTTCGATTCGGTCGCCAGTAGTATGTCGCTTCGCTCTATCTCGTGGAAAATCGGGCAGGTGGCGGGGCCGCTGATGGTCGGCGTAGTCAAAGACGTCGTCTCCAACACGGCGGCGTTTCTGTTCGCCGCCGGATTCATCGCCGTCGCGACCGGCGTGTTCGTGTTCACCTACCGACGGATGACCCCCCGAGAGACAGCGAGTGCCGTCCCCGGTGACTGA
- a CDS encoding Sec-independent protein translocase subunit TatA/TatB, which produces MFDTAIPLFGALPGGPEMLIILLIIVLLFGANKLPKLARSTGQAMGEFKKGREEIEEELQEMEGTSDSSTDDTASSTTTSTSTQTNNEATEQSSN; this is translated from the coding sequence ATGTTCGACACCGCAATACCACTATTCGGGGCGCTTCCGGGGGGGCCCGAAATGCTCATCATCCTCCTCATCATCGTCCTGCTGTTCGGCGCGAACAAGCTGCCGAAGCTCGCGCGCTCGACCGGTCAGGCGATGGGTGAGTTCAAGAAAGGACGCGAGGAGATCGAAGAGGAACTGCAGGAGATGGAAGGCACCTCGGATAGTTCCACCGACGACACGGCTTCGTCTACGACGACGTCCACGTCGACGCAGACGAACAACGAAGCGACCGAGCAGAGCAGCAACTGA